From the genome of Candidatus Manganitrophaceae bacterium:
CCCGAATGCCTCCTTCGATACGGTTGTTAGTACCTGGACCCTCTGCAGCATTGCCGATCTCGATCAAGCGCTTCGGGAGATTTATCGCGTACTAAAGCCGGCGGGGCGGTTCCTTTTCCTCGAACATGGATTGAGCGAGGAGCTCGCGGTTCAGAAATGGCAGCATCGTTTAACCCCGCTGAACAAAAAGGTCGCCGATGGCTGCCACCTCGACCGCGACATTGCCGCGCGTATTCTCCGCAACCGATTCAAAATCGTCGATCTCCATCGGTTCTCTCTGAAGAAGGCGCCGAGAATCGTCGGATCGATGTATCGAGGGGTGGCGGTGAAGGCGGAAATCGTCCAAGCAAGATTATTTTAACGCAGGTCGGAGAGCGACCCCAATATGGCGCGGGTCGCCGGCGATTTGTTGAGAGTATAAAAGTGAACGCCGGGCGCACCCTGGAAGAGGAGCTCGCGACACTGCTCCGTCGCATGGCGGATGCCAAGCGCCATCACCGCTTCAGGGTCGTCTTGAACCGGCTCCAATGCCGACAGGAGCGAGAGGGGAATCGAGGCCCCACACATCTCGGTGAAGCGCTTCACCTGGCCGACATTGGTGATCGGCATGATCCCAGGGACGATCGGGACCTGAATTCCGAGCGCCCTTGCCCGCCGCTCGAACGCGAAATAATGCCGGTTGTCGAAAAAAAGCTGGGTAATAATAAAATCGAGCCCGTTGTCGACCTTTTTCTTCAAGTGCGCGAGATCTTTCTCCAGGTTCCGGCACTCGACATGCCCTTCCGGATAACAGGCCCCCCCTAAAGAGAAGTCGTATCGCTTTCGAATATAGGCGACCAACTCATACGCGTATGAGAACCCATCGGCCGGTCGGGTAAAGGTCGTCTCTCCCTTCGGCGGATCGCCCCGGAGCGCCAAGATGTTTTCGATTCCGGCGGTCTTCAATTGCTCCAGGGTCCGCTCGATTTCGAGCCGGTCCGATCCGACGCAGGTGAGGTGGGCCATCGCTTCAATTCCGTGCTCGTTCTTGATCCGCTGAACGATCTCCACCGTCCGTTGCCGGCTGCTCCCCCCGGCGCCGTAGGTCACCGAGACGAACGCCGGCGCGAGCGCCTTTAATTCGCCGATCGTCTGGAAGAGATGTGCTACCCCTTCGTCCGTCTTCGGCGGAAAAAATTCAAAGGAGAAGGCCGGTCGGCCCGATTTAAAATAGAATGGGATTTTCATAATGGACGAATCAATCTGTGCTCATAAGCAGACAGGTCTTTATGGATCGCGGCTCCATTGATCCCTATTATCCTAAACGAAATTTTTGGAAACTGGAAGAAAAAAATGGGATAGCTTAATTAAGTGGGATCAGCCGAATACCGGAATCCTCCGGACCGGGATGATGGAATTTAAAGCCGTCCGGCTCGATGTGGTCGAGTGTCACCCCATCCATTCGGCGCGCGCTTTTGGCTTCGATCGCAACGCGAAGGCCGTTGTAATCTTGCACCTCGTCCTCCTCTTCCGGCGCCGCGACGAGGACGATTTTAAAGAGAAGGCGTCCATCGTCGCGATTCTTCACCGTCAAGCGGATGAACGGCTCGGCGGGGTGTTCCGCAATTAAACGGCTAAGCTTCTGGTGGGCGGCGGGGGTGATCTGAATCATGATGACTCATCCATTGTTATGACGTTAGGACGAGCAGCTGACCTGGATCCCCTTCGCCCATTCGGGTGGAGGGGCGGCATACGCTTCTCGGTCGGGCTGCTCGTCGAAGGGGTGCTTCAGCAGGTCCAACAATCGATGGACCTCCGTGTAGTCGCGTTCCTCGGTCGCTTTCCGGATTGCGGTCTGCGCCAGATAATTCCGGAGAATATATTTCGGGTTGACCCCATTCATTTTCTTTTTCCGCTCTTCATCCCGACGCCCCTCCTCGAGAAGACGGGCGCGGTAGCGCTCCGCCCAGGCGTCGAAGCTGGCGACGTTGATAAACCGGTCCCGTAAATCGACGTTTTTCTCCCCCGGGGCCTGTTTAAAGTGCGCGAGCGCCCGGAAGAAGATCGTATAGTCGATCCGGTTGGCCTGCAGGAGTTGAAGGAGATCGACCAGGAGGGGAGCGTCTTCTTTCCCGAATTCCTTCAGGCCCAACTTCCCGGCCATCAACGCCGTATATCGGGCATTGAAGGTCGGCTCGTATTGATCGAGCGCCTCCATCGCCGCCTCCTTCGAAACCAGCGGGGTCAAGGCTTGGGCAAGGGCGCTGAGATTCCAGAGGCCGATCTGCGGCTGCCGATGGAACGCATACCGGCCGCCAGGGTCCGAATGGTTACAGATGTAACCGGGATCGTACCCCTCCAGGAAGCCGAAGGGGCCGTAGTCGAAGGTGAGGCCGATGATCGACATGTTGTCGGTGTTCATCACGCCGTGCGCGAAGCCGACCGCTTGCCACTCGGCCATCAGCCGGGCCGTCCTTAATACGACCTCCAGCAAAAAACGGCCATATCGGTCTTCGCGTTTATCTTGGCGTCCGGCCAGATCGGGAAAATAATTTTCGATCGTGAAATCGGCGAGTCTTTGGAGAAGGTCATGCTGGCGGCGATAATAGAAAACCTGAAAAGAGCCGAAGCGGATGTGGGTCGGCGCCATCCGGAGCAGCACCGCTGCGGTTTCGACCGTCTCCCGGAAGATCTTTTGATCGCTTCCGACGATGGAAAGGGCGCGGGTCGTCGGAATTCCGAGCCCGGACATCGCCTCGCTGCAGAGGTACTCTCGAATCGTAGAGCGGAGAACGGCGCGGCCGTCTCCTTCGCGGGAGTAGGGGGTCCGTCCGGCCCCCTTGAGCTGCAGCTCCCAATGTTCCCCGGCGCTGTTTTTCACCTCTCCCAATAAAATCGCCCGGCCGTCTCCCAACTGCGGAACATAAACGCCGAACTGATGTCCGGCGTAGAGCGCCGCGAGCGGATCGCTCCCCGGAAGGAGTTTGTTGCCGGAGAAATATTCGGCGAACGCAGGACTGTTTAGTTCAATGGGGTCGAGGTCGATCAAAGCCGCCGCATCGCCGTTTACATCGACCCAATAAGGATCGGGCAGCGGGGTCGGGGAGAGACGGGTATAAAAGGCCGACGGCAAACGGGCGAAGCGGTTTTCGAATTGAAGGGTCTCAAGGGTTTTCATCTGATCTGATGAATTATACACCGACGGGAGGTCGGTTTGTAAAGGGTGGAAGTGAGGTTTTCTCCGAGGGGGACCACTGCTACCAATGGAAGAGGAAAAAGGGGAGTTCGAATCGAAAGGGCGCCGGTGCGGCCGATTGGGCTTCCCGTTTTAGATCGGGAAGGGTCGGGACGGGGGGCGAGACCTCGACCTTTCCGCTCAGGTTACGCATTGCGGCAGGGAGATCGGGCGCCGCGACGTTGTTCGTCCCAGGCGCCGGGTCGTTGCGGTCGACCCGTTGGCTATATCCGACATTAAAAGAGGCGATCCCTCCTCCGACCACCACGGCGGTCCCGACGGAGAGGCCGACATAGATCCGTGCGCTCGCCTGCGCGGCTGAGGATGAAAAGAGAACGAGCGCTGCAATACTGAAAGTGATCCCCGTTCTTTTGATCTGCGCGCCGGTCCGCTTCTTATCTTCACGGTCGATGCGGACGCTGTCGCAATCATTCCACTTGATCTTGATAGATTTCGAAATAGGCATCGATGCTTTCATGAAGCTGTTTCCGTATCTTCTCCAGGTCGCCGTTAATGACATGGAGCGGCATCTCCCCATCGCCTCCGTCAGGGAGCCGAACCGGGACATGGGGATGGAGCTCCTCCGGTGCCGTTCCGGGGTCGAGCCGAATGCCGTAGGTCAGGGTGAATTGCGGTTTTACCGATTTGAGATGTCTTTTTCCGTTGGGTGTCGCCATGGGCCTCCTCTGGATGGTTCGTGTCATCTATTTGGGTGGATCGGGTATATCAGGATTCGAAGTTCGGGCAGATCAACCGGCTCTCCTCGCGTTTCAAGCGGGGAGACTTCGATCATATAGAATTCGGGAGGCCCCTGTCTACTCCGGTAGCTTCGGCGGGGTGATCTTGAGCGGCTCACCGGTGAGGGCCTTGAGAAATTCGACCAGATCTTTTTTGTCTTGGTCGCTCAGAAGGCTCAAGGGGGTGATCAACGGGTGACGGGGGGCGGTCGTCGGCTCCGCCTTCACATAGAATTCGACCACCTCTTCCAGGGTTGCGAACTTTCCGTCGTGCATGTAAGGGGCGCTCTGTGCGACGCTGCGGAGGGTCGGTGTCTTGAACTGTTCCCGGTGGTCATCATTTTGCGTGACGGCATACCGTCCCGGATCGATGGCGACCCCGGGCCTCCTCTGAAATCCCAACGCATGGAATTGATTGTCTGTAAAATTGGGGCCGTTGTGGCAGGTGACGCATTTGGCCTTTTCGTTGAAGATCCGGAGGCCGTGCAGCGCGGTCGGGGTGAGTGCGTTGTCGTCGCCCGCCATGTAGCGGTCAAAGGGGGAGTTGTTCGAAAGGATCGTCCGCTCAAACGACGCGATCGCCTGCGCGATCCCGTCGGCGGTCACGCCGGTTCCGAAAACGCTCCGAAAAGCGGCGACATATCCCGGAACCGCGTTGAGTTTCTGTGTGAGGTGGTCTAACTCCTCTCCCATCTCGATCGGGTTTTGAATCGGTCCGAGCGCCTGCTCTTCGAGCGATCCGGCGCGGCCATCCCAAAACTGAAATTTATTATAGGCGGCGTTGAAAATCGTCGGAGCGTTCCGGGCGCCGCGTTGCCCGCGAATGCCGGTTGCGACCGGCTGGCCGTTCGAGAATCCCAGCTCGGGGTTGTGGCAAGAAGCGCAGGAGAGGGTGTTGTCGCGAGAGAGCCGCGGATCGAAGAAGAGCACTTTTCCAAGCGCCACCTTGGCCGGCGTTTGCAAGTTGTAGGGAGGGATCGGAGGCGCCAGAAGGGGATGGAGGTTGAAGGGGGGATTGGGAAGGGTATCGAAGAGGGTCTCCGGCGGATATTTGTCGCTCTTCTTGGGGCGGGCATGGAGCGGTCCTTCCGATCCCAAAAAGAGAAATAAAAAAGCAATTAATCCGAAGAGCATCCAGCGGCGTTTCATTCTTTCAAAATATCCCTACGAAAAGAGTGGGGCCGATTATAAAAGCCGCTTGCCGTCTTGTCAAGGCAGAATCGTTGTCTGGGGAGAACCGTAGAAGTAAGACGATCAGATGGACCTGGAGGGGTGTTTAAGAGGACGACATGCCTTTTTTCCCGGCGAGCAACTCCGTTATCTCTTTTGCCGGAAGCGGCCGGCTAAAGAAGTAGCCTTGCATGCCGTCGCATTTTAACGATTTGAGAAAGGCGAGCTGGTCGGCTGTCTCGACCCCTTCGGCGACGACCTTCAGCTTCAGACTGTGCGCCATGTTAATGATGGCGGTGGTGATGGCGGCATCATCGGGATCGGTGGTGATGTCGCTGACGAAGGAGCGGTCGACCTTTAGTTTGGAAATCGGGAAGCGTTTTAGGTAGCTCAGAGAAGAGTAGCCGGTCCCAAAGTCGTCCACCGAAATTTGGATTCCCATCGTATTGAGCTCCAACAGGACCGAGGTGATGATTTCGAGCTTCTGCATCAAAATGCTCTCGGTCAATTCGAGCTCCAGATATTCCGCCCCGAGCCCGGTCTCGATTAAGATCCGGCGGACCGTCTCAATTAAGTTTCTCTGCTGGAACTGCTGTCCCGAGAGATTCACCGCCACCCGCATCGGAGGGAGGCCGGCCTGCTGCCATGCTTTGTTCTGGGCACAGGCGGTGCGGAGGACCCACTCTCCAATCGGGAGGATCAGTCCGGTCTCTTCGGCGAGCGGGATGAACTTCGCCGGGGAGATGAGACCTGATTCGGCCTGCTGCCAACGGACCAGCGCCTCGACGCCGACGATCGCGCCGCTGTTCAAATCGACCTGCGGCTGATAGTGGAGGAGGAGCTCGTCCCGCTCGAGCGCCTTCCGGAGGTTGTTTTCCATCGCGAGGCGCTCGGAGACCTTTGCATTCATCTCGGGGAGATAAAATTGATAATTGTTTCTCCCCTGTTCTTTGGCGCGGTAGAGGGCGGTGTCGGCATTCCTCAACAGCTTTTCGGCGCTGTCCCCGTCATTCGGATAAAGGCTGATGCCGATGCTGGGGGTGACGAAAAGCTCATGCCCCTCAATAAAGAAGGGGGTCATGAAAAGGTTGAGGATCCGTTGGACGACATAGGGGACATCCTGTGCCTGGGCGATGTCGGAGAGGAGCAGGGTGAATTCATCTCCGCCGAGGCGGGCGACCGTATCGTTTGGATTGCTTAAGCGGGCGACCGTATCGCTGCGGCGCAAACAGGTGGAGAGCCGCTCGGCGACCGCTTTGAGAAGAAGATCGCCGATGCCGTGCCCCAAGGTATCATTGATTAACTTAAAGCGATCGAGATCGAGAAAAAGGACCGCGGACAAGCGTTGACGCCGCTTGGACGTCATCAGTGCAAGACGCAGATGGTCCATAAAGAGGGTCCGATTCGGCAGGCCGGTCAGGGAATCATGGCTGGCGAGATATTGGAGCCGCTCCTCGGAGAGTTTTCTATCGGTAATATCGATGATGAATCCTTCCAGGGCCAACAGCGCTCCGCTCTGTGCATAAATTCCGATCCCTTGTTCCCAGACCCACTTTTCCTTTTTCGTCGCATCGACCATCCGATAGACCAATTTGAAAGAATGCTTCTCTTTGACGGCGGTTTTTTTATCCCCCTCCACCCTTTCCAGATCGTCGGGGTGAATCAGTTGGGCGAAGGAGGTTTTCATGTTTCCCGTCAGGTCGGCAGGCGCGTGGCCGGTGAGATCGAGGGCCCCCTCGCTGACGAACTCCATCGTCCAGTCGGGGTCATACCGGCAGCGATAGGCCATTCCCGGCAGATTGCTCATCAGCGTCGCCAGCGCCCGCTGGCTCTCCCGCAGCGCTTCCTCCGCCCGTTTCCGCTCGGTGATATTTTGTGCGAGAGAGATGATCCCCTGAATTTGTCCGGCCGAATCGCGCATGACCGAGCCGGAGATCGAGACCGGTATCTTTTTTTTCTCCTTGGAGAGGTAGGTGCTCTCGAAGACCCCCGGCCCGATTCCCTTGAACGGGGAGTCGTCGGCGAAGACCACCTCGATCGGCCGGCCGAGTAGTTCAGCCTCGGTATAGCCGAGCAGCTCGCAGGTGGCCCGGTTGACCGTCTTCATCGATCCATCCGGATCGATCACGATGAGGGCATTCATCATATGATCGATGATGGAATCGACATAGTCTTTCCCGAGAGAGGGTCCTTTTGTTTCTGTCGGTACCGCTTCTTCTTTTCGGCTCTTTTTCTTCACGCGGGCCCCGGATAGAGAAGATAAAAACTCATATCAGCTCGGAATTCATGACCATAACCATATATGAATAGAGACTTCAATGGGACGGCAAGGGAGTGTCAAGCCGTTTTAATTTTACTACCAATTGCCTTTCTGTCAATTCTTCCCGCTTTCATATAGATAAGATAGATAAGAACGATGAGGAAGGATTCATCTCCGTCAGGAGCATCGGATTTTCGTCCGCCTTGCCGGAATGTATCGAGCCGTTCGGAACGGTCACCTTGAATCGGGGTCAATGCCGCAAGGAAAAAAGGGATGCGCGGACCGCTATATCATTTGACAATCTGGGGCTTTTCAAATAAAATGTTTGAATTTCAATCGGTTTGAATTTTCAGACTAAAAAATTTTTCAGAGGGACGCAGGTGGAATTCCAACGGATTAAACGGCTGCCGCCGTATGTTTTTAATGTCGTTACGACGATGAAAATGGACGCCCGCCGGCGGGGGGAAGATATCATCGATTTCGGGATGGGAAATCCGGACCAGCCGACCCCGGAACACATCGTCGAAAAGGCGATTGAAGCGCTCGAAAACTCAAAAAATCACCGCTACTCGGCCTCCAAGGGGATCACCAAGCTTCGGCTTGCGATCACCGACTGGTATAAGCGGAATTACGGGGTGGCGCTCGATCCCGATTCGGAAGCGATCGTGACGATTGGCTCCAAAGAGGGGATCTCGCACCTCGCCCTCGCCACCATCGGTCCCGGGGATGTCGTGTTGGCCCCCAGCCCGACCTATCCGATTCATCCTTATAGTGTCATCATTGCCGGAGGAGAGGTCCGGTCGATCCCGCTTGCGCCGGGCCGCGATTTCTTCGAGGACATGACCTCCGCCTTTAAGCAGGCGTGGCCCCGCCCGAAGATGCTGATCATCAACTTTCCGCACAATCCGACCACCCAGGTCGTGGACCTCGAGTTTTTTAAGAAGATCGTCGACTTCGCCCGCGACAATGAGCTCTTGGTCGTGCACGATCTGGCCTATGCCGATCTGGTCTTCGACGGCTACAAGGCGCCGAGTTTTCTCCAGGTGCCGGGGGCGAAGGAGGTCGGTGTCGAATTCTTCACCCTGTCGAAAAGCTATAACATGCCGGGATGGCGTGTCGGCTTCTGCGTCGGCAACCGAGAGATGATTGGGGCGCTGACCAAGCTAAAGAGCTATCTCGACTATGGCATCTTTCAGCCGGTTCAAATCGCCGCGATCATCGCCCTCAACGGCCCGCAGGAGTGCGTCGGGGAGGTCGTCGAACTCTACCGCCGTCGCCGAAACGTCCTGGTCGACGGTCTCAATCGAATCGGCTGGAAAATCGAGAAGCCGAAAGCGACCATGTTCGTCTGGGCGCAAATCCCGGAGGAGTTCCGAAAGATGGGATCTCTGGAGTTCTCCAAGCATCTTCTCACCGAGGCCAAGGTGGCGGTCTCGCCGGGAATCGGCTTCGGAGAGTACGGCGATGACCATGTCCGTTTTGCCCTCGTCGAGAACGAACATCGAACCCGTCAAGCGATTCAGGGGATCAAGAAAGTGTTGAAAGGGAAATAGTTGGATGAAGGCAGGAGACAGAAGTCAGAATCCAGAAGAACTGATTCTGACTTCCTGATTTTTCTATGAAGAAGTCCTCAATCAAAGTCGGAATCATCGGTTTCGGAACCGTCGCCAGCGGGGCGGTCCGGATTCTCATTGAGCAAAAAGAGCTGATCCGCCGTCGGCTCGGCTGCCCGATCGAGATTGTTCAGATCGCCGACCTCGACATCCGACGAAGCCGGGGGATCCCCCTCCCCAAGGGAACCTTGACGACCGATGCCATGAAGGTCGTGCGGCATCCAGAGATCGATATCGTCGTCGAGCTGATCGGAGGATATGATCCGGCGCGGCAGTTCATTCTCGAAGCGATCCGTCAGGGGAAACATGTCGTCACGGCGAACAAGGCGCTCCTGGCCGTCCATGGAGAGGAGATCTTTTCCGCGGCGGTGGAACGGGGGGTCGACATCGGCTTCGAGGGGAGCGTCGGCGGCGGCATTCCGATCATCCGCGCGTTGAAAGAGGGATTGGCCGCCGAGAAGATCGCGGCGATCTATGGAATCGTCAACGGCACCTGCAACTATATTTTGACGAAGATGACCGACGAGGGGAGGAAGTTCGCCGAGGTGTTGACCGAGGCGCAGCGGCTCGGCTATGCGGAGGCCGATCCGACCCTCGATATCGGCGGGGCCGACTCGGCGCACAAGCTGGCCGTTCTGACGGCCCTTGCTTTTGGGACCCCGGTCTCATTGAAGGAAATTTACACCGAGGGGGTCGACAAGGTCACGCCGCTCGACATCGCCTTCGCCGAAGAGTTCGGCTACAAGCTGAAGCTCCTGGCGATCGCAAAGCTGACCGGCGGCGAGATCGAGGCGCGCGTCCATCCGACGATGATTCCGAAGGAGTATCTCCTTTCCCGGGTCGGCGGTGTTTACAACGCCATCTATCTCATCGGCGAAGCGGTCGGCGAAGCGCTCTTCTATGGGCGGGGGGCCGGGAGCCTTCCGACCGGAAGCGCGGTGGTGAGCGACCTGATCGACATTTCCCGGAATATTTTGACGGGAGCCCATGGCCGGGTTCCGCCGGCGTCGTTTCGAGCCGACGCCCGCCCGGCGCTCCGGATCAAGCCGATGGAGGAGATCGAAAGCCTCTACTACCTTCGCTTTATGGCGGAAGACCGACCGGGGGTTCTCTCCAAAATCTCCGGGGTGCTCGGAAAATACCGGATCAGCATCTCCTCCGTCATTCAGCAAGGAAGGAAAGCGGGAGGCAATGTTCCGCTGGTCATGATGACCCACCGGGCGCGCGAGAGAGATATTCAGGAAGCGCTCTCGAAAATCAACCGGATGGATTATGTTTCGGAGCCGACCGTGCTCATTCGCGTGGAGGGAGAGGATGAGTGACATCCCGCTGAACAGACGTTTAGGAAGGGCTTGGCCCGGGATTGTCAAGGCCTATCGCGCCTTCTTGCCGGTCAGCGATGAAACGCCGATCATTACGCTCAATGAAGGAAACACGCCGCTCATCCCGGCCCCGCGACTGGCGGCCGCCATCCATG
Proteins encoded in this window:
- a CDS encoding class I SAM-dependent methyltransferase, with protein sequence MGFYSRVLFPRLVNFVMSGAELAGLRKTLLADAAGEVLEIGFGSGLNLPYYPDRVINLTTIDANPGMNTLAQKRIAASPIQVNQHLLHAESLPFPNASFDTVVSTWTLCSIADLDQALREIYRVLKPAGRFLFLEHGLSEELAVQKWQHRLTPLNKKVADGCHLDRDIAARILRNRFKIVDLHRFSLKKAPRIVGSMYRGVAVKAEIVQARLF
- the metF gene encoding methylenetetrahydrofolate reductase [NAD(P)H], whose translation is MKIPFYFKSGRPAFSFEFFPPKTDEGVAHLFQTIGELKALAPAFVSVTYGAGGSSRQRTVEIVQRIKNEHGIEAMAHLTCVGSDRLEIERTLEQLKTAGIENILALRGDPPKGETTFTRPADGFSYAYELVAYIRKRYDFSLGGACYPEGHVECRNLEKDLAHLKKKVDNGLDFIITQLFFDNRHYFAFERRARALGIQVPIVPGIMPITNVGQVKRFTEMCGASIPLSLLSALEPVQDDPEAVMALGIRHATEQCRELLFQGAPGVHFYTLNKSPATRAILGSLSDLR
- a CDS encoding YdiU family protein, whose product is MKTLETLQFENRFARLPSAFYTRLSPTPLPDPYWVDVNGDAAALIDLDPIELNSPAFAEYFSGNKLLPGSDPLAALYAGHQFGVYVPQLGDGRAILLGEVKNSAGEHWELQLKGAGRTPYSREGDGRAVLRSTIREYLCSEAMSGLGIPTTRALSIVGSDQKIFRETVETAAVLLRMAPTHIRFGSFQVFYYRRQHDLLQRLADFTIENYFPDLAGRQDKREDRYGRFLLEVVLRTARLMAEWQAVGFAHGVMNTDNMSIIGLTFDYGPFGFLEGYDPGYICNHSDPGGRYAFHRQPQIGLWNLSALAQALTPLVSKEAAMEALDQYEPTFNARYTALMAGKLGLKEFGKEDAPLLVDLLQLLQANRIDYTIFFRALAHFKQAPGEKNVDLRDRFINVASFDAWAERYRARLLEEGRRDEERKKKMNGVNPKYILRNYLAQTAIRKATEERDYTEVHRLLDLLKHPFDEQPDREAYAAPPPEWAKGIQVSCSS
- a CDS encoding cytochrome-c peroxidase, which produces MKRRWMLFGLIAFLFLFLGSEGPLHARPKKSDKYPPETLFDTLPNPPFNLHPLLAPPIPPYNLQTPAKVALGKVLFFDPRLSRDNTLSCASCHNPELGFSNGQPVATGIRGQRGARNAPTIFNAAYNKFQFWDGRAGSLEEQALGPIQNPIEMGEELDHLTQKLNAVPGYVAAFRSVFGTGVTADGIAQAIASFERTILSNNSPFDRYMAGDDNALTPTALHGLRIFNEKAKCVTCHNGPNFTDNQFHALGFQRRPGVAIDPGRYAVTQNDDHREQFKTPTLRSVAQSAPYMHDGKFATLEEVVEFYVKAEPTTAPRHPLITPLSLLSDQDKKDLVEFLKALTGEPLKITPPKLPE
- a CDS encoding EAL domain-containing protein, which codes for MRDSAGQIQGIISLAQNITERKRAEEALRESQRALATLMSNLPGMAYRCRYDPDWTMEFVSEGALDLTGHAPADLTGNMKTSFAQLIHPDDLERVEGDKKTAVKEKHSFKLVYRMVDATKKEKWVWEQGIGIYAQSGALLALEGFIIDITDRKLSEERLQYLASHDSLTGLPNRTLFMDHLRLALMTSKRRQRLSAVLFLDLDRFKLINDTLGHGIGDLLLKAVAERLSTCLRRSDTVARLSNPNDTVARLGGDEFTLLLSDIAQAQDVPYVVQRILNLFMTPFFIEGHELFVTPSIGISLYPNDGDSAEKLLRNADTALYRAKEQGRNNYQFYLPEMNAKVSERLAMENNLRKALERDELLLHYQPQVDLNSGAIVGVEALVRWQQAESGLISPAKFIPLAEETGLILPIGEWVLRTACAQNKAWQQAGLPPMRVAVNLSGQQFQQRNLIETVRRILIETGLGAEYLELELTESILMQKLEIITSVLLELNTMGIQISVDDFGTGYSSLSYLKRFPISKLKVDRSFVSDITTDPDDAAITTAIINMAHSLKLKVVAEGVETADQLAFLKSLKCDGMQGYFFSRPLPAKEITELLAGKKGMSSS
- the alaC gene encoding alanine transaminase, which translates into the protein MEFQRIKRLPPYVFNVVTTMKMDARRRGEDIIDFGMGNPDQPTPEHIVEKAIEALENSKNHRYSASKGITKLRLAITDWYKRNYGVALDPDSEAIVTIGSKEGISHLALATIGPGDVVLAPSPTYPIHPYSVIIAGGEVRSIPLAPGRDFFEDMTSAFKQAWPRPKMLIINFPHNPTTQVVDLEFFKKIVDFARDNELLVVHDLAYADLVFDGYKAPSFLQVPGAKEVGVEFFTLSKSYNMPGWRVGFCVGNREMIGALTKLKSYLDYGIFQPVQIAAIIALNGPQECVGEVVELYRRRRNVLVDGLNRIGWKIEKPKATMFVWAQIPEEFRKMGSLEFSKHLLTEAKVAVSPGIGFGEYGDDHVRFALVENEHRTRQAIQGIKKVLKGK
- a CDS encoding homoserine dehydrogenase; the protein is MKKSSIKVGIIGFGTVASGAVRILIEQKELIRRRLGCPIEIVQIADLDIRRSRGIPLPKGTLTTDAMKVVRHPEIDIVVELIGGYDPARQFILEAIRQGKHVVTANKALLAVHGEEIFSAAVERGVDIGFEGSVGGGIPIIRALKEGLAAEKIAAIYGIVNGTCNYILTKMTDEGRKFAEVLTEAQRLGYAEADPTLDIGGADSAHKLAVLTALAFGTPVSLKEIYTEGVDKVTPLDIAFAEEFGYKLKLLAIAKLTGGEIEARVHPTMIPKEYLLSRVGGVYNAIYLIGEAVGEALFYGRGAGSLPTGSAVVSDLIDISRNILTGAHGRVPPASFRADARPALRIKPMEEIESLYYLRFMAEDRPGVLSKISGVLGKYRISISSVIQQGRKAGGNVPLVMMTHRARERDIQEALSKINRMDYVSEPTVLIRVEGEDE